The following coding sequences lie in one Panicum virgatum strain AP13 chromosome 6N, P.virgatum_v5, whole genome shotgun sequence genomic window:
- the LOC120679315 gene encoding protein SOB FIVE-LIKE 4-like produces MESSSHITGDDGGEGCNSCESGWTMYLASPMHGDDAGGSGKGSGSEGSSVDDGYGYIISDRRSGKKAYEDYADADDDDSLASDASTGPAKEKAPSSLPEDGEKEDDGGRGKNSGAAGKEDEEEGDVGTKFPTTSRKKAGKVDKGGEGNSSRRGNNKRGSSSRRSFFLW; encoded by the coding sequence ATGGAGTCCTCCTCCCACATCAccggggacgacggcggcgagggctgcAACAGCTGCGAGTCCGGCTGGACAATGTACCTCGCCTCCCCGATGCATggcgacgacgccggcggcagcggcaaaggAAGCGGCAGCGAAGGGAGCAGCGTGGATGATGGCTACGGATACATCATCAGCGACAGGAGGAGCGGCAAGAAGGCTTACGAAGATTACGCagacgccgacgacgacgattcCCTGGCGTCCGACGCTTCCACCGGACCTGCCAAAGAGAAGGCGCCGTCGTCCCTGCCGGAAGACGGCGAGAAAGAAGACGACGGAGGCCGCGGGAAGAACAGCGGCGCTGCCGGCAAGGAGGACGAGGAAGAAGGCGACGTGGGAACCAAGTTCCCGACGACCTCCCGCAAGAAAGCCGGCAAGGTCGACAAAGGCGGGGAAGGCAACTCGTCAAGGCGAGGCAACAACAAGAGAGGCAGCTCCTCACGGAGAAGCTTCTTCCTCTGGTAA